One segment of Saprospiraceae bacterium DNA contains the following:
- a CDS encoding helix-turn-helix transcriptional regulator — MDDSLQNELRKKMRELRDLCGYSQKDIANAMEITQPSYFKIENGRIKIAFSHIVGYAELLCVTPTEFISLSVEDLAARIKRKSL; from the coding sequence ATGGATGACTCTCTCCAAAACGAGCTGCGTAAAAAAATGCGCGAATTGCGCGATTTGTGCGGCTACTCCCAAAAAGACATAGCGAATGCCATGGAAATTACACAGCCTTCTTATTTCAAAATAGAGAATGGCAGGATTAAGATAGCCTTCAGCCATATTGTTGGCTATGCCGAACTTCTTTGCGTCACACCGACTGAGTTTATCTCGCTCTCGGTAGAGGATCTCGCAGCGCGTATCAAGCGGAAATCGCTTTAG
- the ychF gene encoding redox-regulated ATPase YchF, which produces MALQCGIVGLPNVGKSTLFNALTSGKALAANYPFATKDPNLGIITVPDQRLDKLAELVSPQRVVPTTVEILDIAGLIKGASKGEGLGNQFLANIREVDAIVHVVRCFDDDNVVHVDGSVNPVRDKEIIDLELGLKDLETIEKRIDKVSRAAKAGNKDDLKALEILTKVKAHLETGRVARELLADLDEDGKTLIVRDLALLTAKPVLYVCNVDESAIESGNAHTEAFKKMVAAENAEVILICAGIEAQIAEMDTPEERQEFLEMMGLAEPGVNKLIRSAYKLLNLITYFTAGEKEVRAWTVRRGAKAPEAAGVIHSDFEKGFIRAEVIKYNDFVALGSEAKVKEAGKMAVEGKEYVVQDGDIMHFRFNV; this is translated from the coding sequence ATGGCTCTGCAATGCGGCATCGTTGGCCTGCCCAACGTCGGAAAATCAACCCTTTTCAACGCCCTCACCAGCGGCAAGGCATTGGCGGCGAACTACCCTTTTGCCACCAAAGACCCCAATCTGGGCATCATCACCGTGCCTGACCAGCGATTGGACAAATTGGCCGAATTGGTGAGCCCCCAACGAGTGGTGCCCACCACCGTGGAAATACTCGATATCGCTGGCCTCATCAAAGGCGCGAGCAAGGGCGAGGGGCTTGGCAACCAATTTCTGGCAAACATACGCGAAGTAGATGCCATCGTGCATGTGGTGCGTTGTTTTGACGATGACAACGTGGTGCATGTGGATGGCTCCGTGAACCCCGTGCGCGACAAAGAAATCATTGACCTCGAATTGGGCCTCAAAGACCTCGAAACCATCGAAAAACGCATAGACAAGGTGTCGCGTGCCGCCAAAGCAGGCAACAAAGACGACCTCAAAGCCCTTGAGATACTGACAAAAGTAAAAGCCCATTTGGAGACTGGTCGGGTGGCACGCGAGCTGCTCGCCGACTTGGATGAGGACGGCAAAACACTCATTGTCCGCGATTTGGCATTACTCACCGCCAAACCCGTGCTATATGTGTGCAACGTGGACGAAAGCGCCATCGAATCGGGCAATGCGCACACGGAAGCATTCAAAAAAATGGTGGCTGCCGAAAACGCGGAGGTCATCCTAATCTGCGCTGGCATAGAAGCACAAATCGCCGAGATGGACACCCCCGAAGAGCGTCAGGAATTTCTCGAAATGATGGGGCTTGCAGAGCCGGGCGTGAACAAACTCATTCGTTCGGCGTATAAATTGCTCAACCTCATCACTTACTTCACTGCCGGCGAAAAAGAAGTGCGTGCTTGGACGGTGCGCCGAGGCGCCAAGGCCCCAGAAGCGGCGGGGGTGATACACTCCGATTTTGAAAAAGGCTTCATTCGCGCCGAGGTCATCAAATACAATGATTTTGTGGCACTTGGCTCGGAAGCTAAAGTGAAAGAGGCGGGCAAAATGGCCGTCGAAGGGAAAGAATATGTGGTGCAGGACGGTGACATCATGCACTTCCGATTCAATGTGTGA
- a CDS encoding transposase, translating into MYKDLDDLIRHSSKGAEIKRGIAVKQDLAGKSRKLIAEILSVTEAFVSKWRIIYDEYGVNGLLSAHRGARPRAFLSEEKKALVLAHIRSHPVFSFSDLVSYLQKEHGVSYKSSQSYYDLLHEAGMSWHKSQKTNPKRDEQQVQERRTAIKKTSERTKTYQKRRNSSAF; encoded by the coding sequence ATGTACAAAGATTTAGATGATTTGATAAGACACTCCTCGAAAGGAGCAGAAATCAAGCGAGGGATAGCGGTGAAGCAAGATTTGGCGGGTAAAAGTCGAAAATTGATAGCCGAAATTTTGTCAGTGACAGAAGCATTTGTCAGCAAATGGCGGATCATTTATGATGAATACGGTGTAAACGGCCTATTGTCGGCGCATCGGGGGGCAAGGCCGAGGGCTTTTTTGTCAGAAGAAAAAAAAGCCTTGGTACTGGCTCATATTCGTTCGCACCCGGTTTTCAGTTTTTCAGATTTGGTGTCGTATCTTCAAAAAGAACACGGGGTGTCGTATAAATCGAGTCAGTCGTATTATGATTTGCTGCACGAAGCGGGGATGAGTTGGCACAAAAGCCAGAAAACCAACCCCAAGCGCGACGAACAGCAAGTTCAAGAAAGGCGTACCGCGATAAAAAAAACTTCAGAAAGAACGAAAACCTATCAAAAAAGGCGAAACAGTAGTGCTTTTTGA
- a CDS encoding T9SS type A sorting domain-containing protein: MKKCIYCIILCLCTWLTTSSQQINREWTTNVTTAPTNILSSNIHLFDEKIGVSLTDEDALQSFMEVLNSEGDLTGQISIPVDYLLVSYYSKVDSCFYFAGSQAVADSMIFAKMTSNGITLWRKAFLFDDYASNAPYKISERDDEILLSYSLFNFSGPFVSSAVGYFVFDRNGDIIRQNQPFAFPTSQVPIISYTSALDKAGNAVLALTNFLGPCSIVKFDKMSGIPLWTQNFDLENNDIQALWIDNDDNIFFSGHDNSLIKLKSDGSFIFEKELGPEGFHVGQNLLVQGGYLYVVGYHFQENVDNSQIYIGQFDPLNGERNWEWYFDGIPNQFGLGIEDGAFANDSTLYVLGSVSAEYEFVMKLTIKGTVSVFEHTESNTLITVFPNPTTSNIVRLNTGGLQGSIILSDVNGRLLLGQNVCDGEELTLPSGGVFFLHFQNAKGKFVQKVISIH; this comes from the coding sequence ATGAAAAAATGTATCTACTGTATTATTTTGTGTCTTTGCACTTGGCTTACCACATCTTCGCAGCAAATAAATCGGGAATGGACTACGAATGTCACAACTGCCCCGACGAATATCCTATCCTCAAATATTCATTTATTTGACGAGAAAATAGGTGTTTCGCTCACAGATGAAGATGCCCTTCAATCTTTTATGGAAGTGTTGAACTCGGAAGGAGACCTGACTGGTCAAATCTCTATTCCAGTTGACTATCTTTTGGTGTCCTACTACAGCAAGGTAGATTCTTGTTTTTATTTCGCCGGGTCGCAAGCGGTTGCCGACTCTATGATTTTTGCCAAAATGACCTCAAATGGAATTACTTTGTGGAGAAAAGCCTTTCTCTTTGATGATTATGCCTCAAACGCACCGTATAAAATTTCGGAAAGAGATGACGAGATATTGCTAAGTTATTCCTTATTCAATTTTTCCGGGCCATTCGTCTCCTCTGCTGTTGGCTACTTTGTATTTGACCGCAATGGCGACATCATTCGTCAGAACCAACCTTTTGCATTTCCAACTTCGCAAGTCCCGATAATTTCCTACACATCAGCACTTGATAAAGCGGGCAATGCGGTGCTTGCTCTAACCAATTTCTTGGGGCCATGTAGCATCGTAAAATTCGACAAAATGAGCGGCATCCCACTTTGGACTCAAAACTTCGACTTGGAAAATAACGATATTCAGGCTCTATGGATAGACAATGATGACAATATCTTTTTTTCGGGTCACGATAACAGTTTGATAAAACTAAAATCCGATGGAAGCTTTATTTTTGAAAAAGAATTGGGACCTGAAGGGTTTCATGTCGGACAAAATCTCTTGGTCCAGGGTGGGTATTTATACGTTGTGGGTTATCATTTTCAGGAAAATGTAGATAACAGCCAGATTTATATTGGGCAGTTCGACCCATTAAATGGCGAGCGAAATTGGGAATGGTATTTTGATGGTATTCCCAATCAATTTGGGCTAGGCATAGAAGATGGGGCTTTTGCCAATGATTCGACGCTCTATGTGCTTGGTAGTGTTTCGGCAGAGTACGAATTTGTGATGAAACTTACTATTAAGGGAACCGTATCTGTTTTTGAGCATACTGAATCAAATACATTAATTACTGTTTTTCCCAACCCCACAACTTCAAATATTGTGCGATTGAACACCGGAGGTCTGCAAGGCTCGATCATCCTGAGCGATGTCAATGGGCGGCTGTTGCTTGGCCAGAATGTGTGTGATGGTGAGGAATTGACTTTACCCTCTGGTGGGGTGTTTTTCTTGCACTTTCAAAACGCTAAAGGAAAATTTGTCCAAAAAGTAATCTCCATCCACTGA
- a CDS encoding response regulator transcription factor, whose product MRILLVEDEESIREALRLNLELDGYEVVSTANGRKALDLIGGQHFDLLLLDVMLPDVDGFTITEQVRLTNTATPILLLTAKDMAQDRVTGLKKGADDYLTKPFNLEELLLRVRKLLQRSQRVKGESLGVFEFGNNKVNFETFEATTFRGDSIMLTKKEAMLLKLLVERKNEVVSRNQILQAVWGYDVFPSTRTIDNFILAFRKYFEEDAKSPRFFHSIRGVGYKFAM is encoded by the coding sequence ATGCGAATCCTCCTTGTAGAAGACGAAGAATCCATCCGCGAAGCCCTCCGCCTCAATCTCGAACTCGATGGCTACGAAGTCGTCAGCACCGCCAACGGCCGCAAAGCCCTCGACCTCATCGGTGGCCAACATTTCGACCTGCTCCTGCTCGACGTGATGTTGCCCGACGTGGACGGCTTCACCATCACCGAGCAAGTGCGCCTGACCAACACCGCCACCCCAATTCTTCTGCTGACTGCCAAGGACATGGCGCAAGACCGCGTCACCGGTCTAAAAAAAGGCGCTGATGACTACCTCACCAAGCCGTTCAACTTGGAGGAGCTGCTGCTGCGCGTGCGCAAATTGCTCCAACGAAGCCAGCGCGTGAAAGGCGAATCGCTCGGCGTGTTTGAATTCGGCAACAACAAAGTCAACTTCGAGACTTTTGAGGCCACCACCTTCCGCGGCGACAGCATCATGTTGACCAAGAAAGAGGCTATGCTCCTCAAACTCCTCGTGGAACGCAAAAACGAAGTCGTCAGTCGCAACCAAATCCTGCAAGCCGTGTGGGGCTACGATGTGTTCCCCAGCACCCGCACCATTGACAACTTTATTCTCGCCTTCCGCAAATATTTCGAAGAAGATGCAAAAAGTCCGCGCTTTTTTCACTCCATAAGGGGCGTGGGGTATAAGTTTGCAATGTGA
- a CDS encoding type II toxin-antitoxin system RelE/ParE family toxin, with amino-acid sequence MYTIEISDEAGADYENAVAWYEEQKLGLGFDFSVRLAEIFESIEQFPERQRFLYENRRFAFVKQFPYKVYFIVDEPNLRIIVFAILHEKRDSQIWQKRSDKLG; translated from the coding sequence ATGTACACCATCGAGATTTCAGATGAAGCCGGAGCAGACTACGAAAATGCCGTAGCTTGGTACGAAGAGCAGAAGTTAGGTTTGGGGTTCGATTTTTCAGTTCGCTTGGCAGAAATCTTTGAGTCCATCGAGCAATTTCCCGAAAGACAAAGGTTTCTATACGAAAACCGCCGCTTCGCCTTTGTCAAACAATTTCCCTACAAAGTTTATTTTATAGTGGACGAACCCAACTTGCGCATCATCGTCTTCGCCATTCTGCACGAAAAACGCGACTCGCAGATTTGGCAAAAACGAAGCGATAAGTTGGGTTAG
- a CDS encoding DUF4968 domain-containing protein, producing the protein MKEQPDKLPETEIEAETPLPEPSEISFAEASVSKRYDDVFQVVVPDEVAVVRWREGAYEFVCRNAVTLRVQVLAAGIVRLRYSPDGVFAPDFSYALAPDFQPEKVTVTLNETDNEFLLVSELLQVVVSKTGLAVKFYNLDDQTICEDEAGFSAKRTILRGWCEVKMEKKCHRKEVFFGLGDKTCGTNLAGQKFENWCTDSYAFGRETNPLYRAVPFYYSLHQGLAYGIFFDNTFRTHFDFDSEETGVVAFSAEGGELNYYFIYGPSLLEVSRGYAHLTGTHELPPMWALGFHQCRWSYYPDSRVRDIAREFREREIPCDAIYLDIDYMEGFRVFTWDAARFPAPKQLIQDLREQGFQTVLMIDPGIKEDPEYAVYKEGLEKEMFVKMIDGDVAKSPVWPGFCAFPDYTNPAVREWWGQLHEDLYQNLGVSGFWNDMNEPAVFHVHHKTLPDNVLHHYDGYPCSHRKAHNIYGQQMNRASWEGFKHLQPEKRPYLLTRATYSGGQRFAAVWTGDNYSNWEHLQIANIQCQRLSISGFSFCGTDIGGFAGSADGELFVRWLQLAVFHPLMRVHSMGQHASGDTLPADEAELADPALHTLDQEPWSFGEKWTDLAKKAIELRYCLLPSLYTAMWLHTLDGTPVIRHLAFADAQDARFWEQERDFLFGEHLLVSPIIQPKTQRQGVYLPKGNWYYFWTGQPGNGEVFVNVMPEQIPFFVREGAVLPVYPVRQWTGEKPVDELTLYVYYKNGLETSHLYEDAGEGYGYREGNFSLKIFETDGNNGLFTLRQRKEGAYRPSYEKVKIYLVGFPVFVKQCTVDGSEMPIKEIRLRDRSLYTLTVAPDFERIEWKS; encoded by the coding sequence ATGAAAGAGCAACCCGACAAACTCCCCGAAACGGAAATCGAAGCAGAAACTCCTCTACCCGAACCTTCGGAAATCTCCTTTGCCGAAGCCAGCGTCAGTAAACGCTACGACGATGTTTTTCAAGTAGTTGTGCCCGACGAAGTCGCTGTGGTGCGTTGGCGCGAGGGGGCCTACGAATTCGTGTGTCGCAATGCGGTGACTTTGCGGGTGCAGGTGTTGGCGGCTGGCATCGTCCGTTTGCGATATTCGCCGGATGGCGTGTTTGCGCCGGATTTTTCCTACGCCCTCGCCCCCGATTTTCAGCCCGAAAAAGTGACAGTGACTTTGAACGAGACCGACAACGAGTTTCTTTTGGTGTCGGAGCTGCTGCAAGTGGTAGTGTCAAAAACAGGATTGGCAGTCAAATTTTACAACCTCGACGACCAAACCATTTGTGAGGATGAGGCGGGATTTTCGGCCAAGCGCACCATCCTGCGCGGCTGGTGCGAGGTGAAAATGGAGAAAAAATGCCACCGCAAAGAGGTCTTTTTTGGCCTTGGCGATAAGACCTGCGGAACCAATCTGGCAGGCCAAAAATTCGAGAACTGGTGCACGGACTCGTATGCTTTTGGGCGGGAAACCAATCCGCTCTACCGAGCCGTGCCTTTCTACTATTCGCTGCATCAAGGACTTGCCTACGGTATTTTTTTCGACAACACTTTTCGGACTCACTTCGACTTTGACTCGGAAGAAACGGGAGTTGTCGCGTTCTCAGCCGAAGGCGGCGAACTGAACTATTATTTCATTTACGGCCCCTCATTGCTCGAAGTCAGTCGTGGATATGCACACCTGACTGGCACGCACGAACTGCCACCAATGTGGGCGCTCGGTTTCCATCAGTGTCGCTGGAGTTATTATCCCGATAGCCGGGTGCGCGACATCGCCCGCGAGTTCCGCGAGCGCGAAATCCCCTGCGACGCGATTTACCTCGATATTGACTACATGGAAGGCTTCCGGGTGTTTACTTGGGATGCGGCGCGTTTTCCAGCGCCAAAACAGCTTATACAAGATTTGCGAGAACAAGGTTTTCAAACGGTTTTGATGATTGACCCCGGCATCAAGGAAGACCCGGAGTATGCCGTTTACAAGGAGGGTTTGGAAAAAGAAATGTTTGTGAAAATGATAGACGGCGATGTGGCCAAGTCCCCTGTGTGGCCGGGGTTTTGCGCGTTTCCCGATTACACAAACCCCGCCGTGCGCGAATGGTGGGGCCAATTGCACGAAGACTTGTACCAAAACCTCGGCGTGAGTGGTTTTTGGAACGACATGAACGAGCCTGCGGTGTTCCATGTTCATCACAAAACGCTGCCCGACAACGTGTTGCACCACTACGACGGCTACCCGTGCAGTCATAGAAAAGCGCACAACATCTATGGCCAACAAATGAACAGGGCCTCTTGGGAAGGCTTCAAACACTTGCAACCGGAAAAGCGCCCTTACTTGCTTACCCGCGCGACCTATTCTGGCGGACAACGCTTCGCTGCTGTCTGGACTGGCGACAACTACTCTAATTGGGAACACCTGCAAATCGCCAACATACAGTGCCAACGACTCTCCATTTCCGGTTTTTCATTTTGCGGCACGGACATAGGCGGCTTCGCTGGGAGCGCCGATGGCGAGTTGTTTGTGCGCTGGCTGCAACTGGCGGTTTTTCACCCACTGATGCGCGTCCACAGCATGGGGCAACACGCGAGCGGTGACACGCTTCCGGCTGACGAGGCCGAACTGGCCGACCCTGCGTTGCACACGCTTGACCAAGAGCCTTGGTCATTCGGGGAAAAATGGACGGATTTGGCCAAGAAAGCCATCGAACTTCGCTATTGCTTGTTGCCATCTTTGTACACCGCGATGTGGTTGCACACGCTCGATGGCACGCCAGTTATTCGCCACCTCGCCTTTGCCGATGCCCAAGATGCTCGATTTTGGGAGCAGGAGCGCGACTTTCTTTTTGGCGAGCACCTGTTGGTCAGCCCAATCATCCAGCCAAAAACACAGCGGCAAGGCGTGTATCTTCCAAAAGGCAACTGGTATTATTTCTGGACGGGCCAACCGGGCAACGGGGAAGTGTTTGTCAACGTGATGCCCGAACAAATTCCGTTTTTTGTTCGGGAGGGAGCCGTGTTGCCCGTCTATCCCGTGCGCCAGTGGACCGGAGAAAAACCCGTGGACGAGCTAACCCTCTATGTCTATTACAAAAATGGCCTTGAAACCAGCCATTTGTATGAGGACGCGGGCGAGGGCTATGGCTACCGCGAGGGCAATTTCAGCTTGAAGATATTCGAGACAGATGGAAACAATGGCTTGTTCACGCTGCGCCAGCGCAAAGAGGGAGCTTACAGGCCTTCTTATGAAAAAGTAAAAATCTACTTGGTAGGCTTTCCTGTGTTTGTCAAACAATGCACGGTAGATGGCTCCGAAATGCCTATCAAGGAAATTAGACTGCGCGACCGTTCGCTATACACCCTCACGGTAGCGCCTGACTTCGAACGAATTGAGTGGAAAAGTTAA
- the yidD gene encoding membrane protein insertion efficiency factor YidD yields MWLLKQLLILPIRLYQYTLSPLLGPKCRYQPTCSTYMIEAIQEWGIFKGLYLGIKRVGRCHPWSDHPMHDPVPKKNA; encoded by the coding sequence ATGTGGCTGCTCAAACAACTCCTCATCCTCCCGATTCGGCTCTACCAATACACCCTCTCGCCACTCTTGGGGCCTAAATGCCGCTATCAGCCTACCTGCTCGACTTACATGATTGAGGCCATTCAGGAATGGGGCATTTTCAAAGGACTGTACCTCGGTATCAAGCGCGTTGGGCGCTGTCATCCGTGGAGCGACCACCCGATGCACGACCCTGTGCCGAAAAAAAATGCCTGA
- a CDS encoding HAD family phosphatase, with translation MLDTIIFDLGGVLIDWNPEYVFREVIPDEARRRYFFENICTHDWNVEQDAGRPLALATELLVREHPDWEPEIRAYYGRWEEMLGGPIHETVDLLSELRARQQHRLLALTNWSGETFPVALSRYNFLHWFEGIVVSGDEKTRKPFADIYEILLRRYEVNPSQAVFIDDSLKNVEGAEAVGIRGIHFQGASHLRDTLKSLGALA, from the coding sequence ATGCTCGACACCATCATTTTTGACCTCGGCGGCGTACTTATTGACTGGAATCCCGAATACGTTTTCCGGGAGGTTATCCCAGATGAGGCACGGCGACGCTATTTTTTTGAAAATATCTGTACGCACGATTGGAATGTGGAGCAAGATGCCGGGCGGCCTCTTGCTTTGGCCACCGAGTTGCTCGTGCGCGAACACCCCGATTGGGAACCCGAAATAAGGGCCTATTACGGACGTTGGGAAGAAATGCTCGGAGGGCCGATTCACGAGACGGTGGATTTGTTGAGCGAACTCCGCGCTCGCCAACAGCATCGCTTGCTAGCACTGACCAATTGGAGTGGCGAGACATTTCCCGTCGCGCTGTCGAGATATAACTTCCTCCATTGGTTTGAGGGCATCGTCGTGTCGGGTGATGAGAAGACGCGCAAGCCGTTTGCCGATATTTATGAGATATTGCTCCGCCGCTACGAGGTGAACCCTTCGCAAGCGGTTTTTATTGACGATAGCCTCAAAAACGTGGAAGGTGCGGAAGCCGTCGGGATACGCGGCATCCATTTTCAAGGAGCCAGCCATTTGCGCGATACGCTAAAATCGTTGGGCGCTTTGGCTTGA
- a CDS encoding transposase encodes MLFEDECHLKHGDATGYVWGKKGERIPVPMQNERHSKTFYGALDLFSRDFHLHPFDWANMENTVQFLRWLLEEKYPNAKRIFIIWDGASFHTGHLVRDFLNTVNQGLKKSKWKIHCLLFASNAPDQNPVEDCWLKAKNYIRKHIFENQTFPQIVQSFKNAFKELSFDFNKLQWYF; translated from the coding sequence GTGCTTTTTGAGGACGAATGTCATTTGAAACACGGGGACGCAACGGGATATGTTTGGGGCAAAAAAGGAGAGAGAATACCCGTTCCGATGCAGAATGAAAGACACAGCAAGACTTTCTATGGCGCCCTGGATTTGTTCAGCCGAGACTTTCACCTCCATCCCTTTGACTGGGCAAACATGGAAAATACCGTCCAGTTCTTGCGATGGCTTTTAGAAGAAAAATACCCAAATGCCAAACGCATTTTCATCATCTGGGATGGCGCAAGTTTTCACACTGGACATTTGGTCAGAGATTTTTTAAACACCGTCAATCAAGGCTTGAAAAAAAGCAAATGGAAAATACATTGCTTGCTTTTTGCCTCAAATGCCCCCGATCAAAACCCAGTGGAAGATTGCTGGCTCAAAGCGAAAAACTATATCAGAAAACATATCTTCGAAAATCAAACATTCCCTCAAATTGTTCAATCCTTTAAAAATGCCTTCAAGGAACTCTCTTTTGACTTCAACAAATTACAATGGTATTTTTAA
- a CDS encoding saccharopine dehydrogenase family protein, giving the protein MSKVLIIGAGGVGRVVAYKCAQHRDVFGDIMLASRTKSKCDVIADAIFQKYGGKKIETARLDADNVAETVALIRQFQPELVINVALPYQDLPIMDACLETGVNYMDTANYEPKDVAKFEYSWQWAYQDRYKNKGILALLGCGFDPGVTSVFTAYAAKHYFDEIHELDIVDANAGSHGKAFATNFNPEINIREVTQKGKYWQDGQWVETEPHEIWKDINYPEIGPKRSYLIYHEELESLVKNFPTLRRARFWMTFGQEYLTHLRVIQNIGMAGIEPVKYKGVDVIPLEFLKAVLPAPEELGENYTGYTSIGCRIKGVKDGKTRTYYVWNNCSHVDAYKETGTQAVSYTTGVPAMIGARMILEGKWAGKGVFNVEEFNPDPFMERLNKDGLPWHEKVDIDLEMD; this is encoded by the coding sequence ATGTCAAAAGTCTTGATTATCGGCGCGGGCGGCGTAGGCCGCGTGGTCGCCTACAAATGCGCCCAGCACCGCGACGTGTTCGGCGACATCATGCTCGCCTCGCGCACCAAGTCGAAATGCGATGTCATCGCCGACGCAATTTTTCAAAAATACGGCGGCAAAAAAATCGAAACCGCCCGCCTCGATGCCGACAACGTAGCCGAAACGGTGGCGCTCATCCGCCAATTCCAACCCGAACTCGTCATAAACGTCGCCCTACCCTACCAAGATTTGCCCATCATGGACGCTTGCCTCGAAACAGGCGTAAACTACATGGACACGGCGAACTACGAACCGAAAGACGTGGCGAAGTTCGAGTATTCATGGCAATGGGCTTACCAAGACCGCTACAAAAACAAGGGCATTCTCGCCCTGCTCGGTTGTGGCTTCGACCCCGGCGTGACGAGCGTTTTCACGGCCTACGCCGCCAAACATTACTTCGACGAAATACACGAACTCGACATCGTGGATGCCAACGCGGGCAGCCACGGCAAGGCCTTCGCCACCAATTTCAACCCCGAAATCAACATCCGCGAGGTGACGCAAAAAGGCAAATACTGGCAGGACGGCCAATGGGTAGAAACCGAGCCGCACGAAATTTGGAAAGACATCAACTACCCCGAAATCGGCCCGAAACGCTCCTATCTCATTTATCACGAAGAACTTGAAAGCCTTGTCAAAAACTTCCCGACGCTCCGCCGCGCCCGCTTCTGGATGACCTTCGGCCAAGAATACCTGACGCACCTGCGCGTGATTCAAAACATCGGCATGGCGGGCATCGAGCCAGTAAAATACAAGGGCGTGGATGTTATTCCGCTTGAATTTCTAAAAGCCGTGTTGCCCGCGCCGGAAGAGTTGGGCGAAAATTACACAGGTTACACCAGCATCGGTTGCCGCATCAAAGGCGTGAAAGACGGCAAAACCCGCACTTACTACGTCTGGAACAACTGCTCGCATGTGGACGCTTACAAAGAAACTGGCACACAGGCCGTGAGTTACACCACCGGCGTGCCGGCGATGATTGGCGCGCGCATGATTCTGGAAGGAAAATGGGCGGGCAAAGGCGTGTTCAACGTCGAAGAGTTCAACCCCGACCCCTTCATGGAGCGGCTAAACAAGGACGGGCTGCCGTGGCATGAAAAGGTGGATATTGATTTGGAAATGGATTGA